One genomic window of Acidobacteriota bacterium includes the following:
- a CDS encoding serine/threonine protein kinase: MPDPQLIGPVPEATPADPSLTRNRISQVPYDVLKEASKRLEIMSLLAAVLWLLATTADKVALFVMSHGEGIWRREPTTDVIALVSIAASLGLFFYIRKGDRDPQFILDLGHVYMVFTAAALGLLMHWSHVPKDWPANPMISWIGAVVLMSAAIVPNSPMKTLVASLIAVSMNPIGMLIARARGSWDFGPVSNVLIMHYPDYLLVGVAVVISRVMTKLGQQVTKAREMGSYRLVSLLGKGGMGEVWRARHHMLARDAAIKLIQPDMMSGKSGSNSVTIRRRFEQEAKTTASLRSPHTVELYDFGVTKDGVFYYVMELLDGIDLETLVKKFGPQPPARVASILRQVCRSLGDAHGHGMIHRDIKPTNIFLCRMGNEYDFAKVLDFGLVKVLDEQETQITLDGATTGTPAFMAPEMAMGNSPVDGRTDLYGLGCVAYWLTTGSLVFEEKGATAMLLAHLQKTPVAPSKRTQTAVPASLDRAIMMCLAKDPAQRPASADAMVRMLEDSDGIGSWTSEDAERWWRTHMPGEVSQNAAAELPTLASPDALPTL, translated from the coding sequence ATGCCAGACCCGCAATTAATCGGCCCCGTTCCAGAAGCCACGCCGGCTGATCCCAGCCTGACGCGCAATCGTATCTCTCAAGTCCCTTACGATGTGCTCAAAGAGGCGTCGAAACGGCTGGAAATCATGTCGCTTCTGGCGGCAGTGCTGTGGTTGCTCGCCACTACGGCAGATAAGGTCGCGCTCTTTGTCATGAGCCATGGTGAAGGGATCTGGCGTCGCGAGCCAACGACGGATGTCATCGCGTTGGTCAGCATCGCCGCGTCATTGGGACTGTTCTTCTACATCCGCAAAGGCGACCGCGACCCGCAGTTCATTCTGGATCTCGGCCATGTGTACATGGTGTTCACGGCTGCTGCTCTCGGCCTGTTGATGCACTGGTCGCACGTACCCAAGGATTGGCCCGCCAATCCGATGATCAGCTGGATCGGCGCAGTGGTCCTGATGTCAGCGGCGATCGTACCCAATTCGCCGATGAAAACGTTGGTGGCTTCGTTGATCGCGGTGTCGATGAACCCTATCGGAATGCTGATCGCGCGGGCCCGGGGCTCGTGGGACTTTGGCCCGGTGAGCAATGTGCTCATCATGCACTATCCCGACTATCTGTTGGTGGGTGTGGCGGTCGTGATCTCGCGGGTGATGACGAAGTTAGGCCAACAAGTGACGAAGGCGCGCGAAATGGGCAGCTACCGGCTCGTATCCCTGTTGGGTAAGGGAGGGATGGGAGAGGTCTGGCGTGCCCGACATCACATGCTGGCTCGCGATGCGGCGATCAAGTTGATCCAACCGGACATGATGAGTGGAAAGTCGGGGAGCAACTCGGTAACGATCCGGCGACGCTTCGAGCAAGAAGCTAAAACGACTGCCTCGCTGCGCTCTCCACACACGGTGGAACTGTACGACTTCGGCGTCACGAAGGACGGCGTTTTCTATTACGTAATGGAATTACTGGACGGCATCGACCTGGAAACGTTGGTCAAGAAGTTTGGCCCGCAGCCACCTGCGAGAGTCGCAAGCATTCTGCGGCAAGTTTGTCGGTCGCTGGGGGACGCTCACGGCCATGGCATGATTCATCGCGATATCAAGCCCACCAACATATTCTTGTGCCGGATGGGCAATGAATATGACTTCGCCAAGGTTCTCGATTTCGGTCTGGTCAAAGTGCTGGATGAACAGGAAACTCAAATCACACTCGACGGCGCGACCACGGGCACGCCTGCCTTCATGGCTCCTGAAATGGCAATGGGAAATTCGCCGGTAGACGGCCGCACCGATCTGTACGGGTTGGGATGCGTCGCGTATTGGCTGACCACGGGCAGCCTGGTGTTTGAAGAAAAAGGTGCCACCGCGATGCTGCTGGCGCACCTTCAGAAGACTCCGGTCGCTCCTTCCAAAAGAACACAAACAGCCGTGCCTGCCAGCCTCGATCGCGCCATCATGATGTGTCTCGCTAAGGACCCAGCACAACGGCCAGCGTCCGCAGATGCGATGGTGCGCATGCTGGAAGACTCAGATGGAATCGGGTCCTGGACATCGGAAGATGCGGAGCGATGGTGGCGTACCCACATGCCCGGGGAAGTGAGTCAAAATGCTGCGGCGGAACTGCCTACGCTCGCGAGTC
- a CDS encoding glycoside hydrolase family 18 protein, whose translation MLSFSTRGVVVLSLTCLLALVLVPASSAASSKRLLAYYTFWSKTNTPAYSAANIPYQHLTHISHAFLLLDKKNLGNIVVSEGLIEPALISNAHAAGVKVLISIGGGDPAQAQAFRKISADPTIRAAFVKNVSNFVVANGYDGVDIDWEIPVNPKDTNNCIMLMQDLRNQFASPRYLLSMAIPADPRSWGSGFDVPALAPLLDFINVMTYDYYGPWSDRAGINSPLFQDPNDPEQAGSIQTSMDLFANIYGVPPDKLNMGTAFYGYEFDSAQQLWDLCSDCGNTTLSVNYGTDIKPRINKMGWMRRRDAAAKAPYLLNEGVGGATGFISYDDAQSTAAKANYVLGKRGFGGVFMWSLDADYDGSSQDLLDALYGAFRRHQK comes from the coding sequence ATGCTGTCCTTTAGTACCCGCGGAGTTGTTGTTCTTTCCCTGACGTGTCTGTTGGCTCTGGTGCTTGTACCCGCTTCTTCTGCGGCCTCATCAAAACGCCTCCTTGCCTACTACACGTTCTGGTCCAAGACCAATACTCCCGCTTATAGTGCCGCCAATATTCCGTATCAGCACCTGACCCACATCTCGCATGCCTTTCTGCTGCTCGACAAGAAGAATCTTGGCAACATCGTCGTTTCAGAGGGCTTGATCGAACCAGCATTGATTTCAAATGCGCACGCCGCTGGAGTGAAAGTGCTGATCTCGATTGGTGGGGGCGATCCGGCGCAGGCCCAAGCCTTCCGGAAGATCTCGGCTGATCCCACGATCCGCGCGGCGTTCGTGAAGAATGTTTCCAATTTTGTGGTCGCGAACGGATACGACGGGGTGGACATCGACTGGGAGATCCCGGTCAATCCGAAAGATACGAACAACTGCATCATGCTGATGCAGGATTTGCGCAACCAATTCGCCAGCCCGCGGTATCTGCTGTCGATGGCGATTCCGGCTGACCCGCGATCGTGGGGAAGCGGCTTTGACGTGCCCGCGCTCGCACCCCTGCTCGACTTCATCAATGTAATGACGTACGACTACTACGGTCCGTGGAGCGATCGTGCCGGAATCAATTCCCCGCTATTCCAGGATCCCAACGATCCAGAACAGGCTGGCAGTATTCAAACGTCGATGGATTTGTTCGCGAATATCTACGGTGTTCCGCCGGACAAACTGAATATGGGGACGGCATTTTACGGCTACGAGTTCGACAGTGCCCAGCAACTTTGGGATCTGTGCTCGGATTGCGGCAACACGACGCTGAGCGTGAATTACGGGACGGACATTAAGCCCCGCATCAACAAGATGGGATGGATGCGCCGTCGCGACGCGGCTGCCAAGGCTCCCTATCTGCTCAACGAGGGAGTGGGAGGGGCGACTGGTTTCATCAGTTACGACGATGCGCAGTCGACGGCGGCAAAAGCGAATTACGTCCTCGGTAAGCGTGGCTTCGGAGGAGTCTTCATGTGGAGCCTGGATGCGGACTACGACGGCTCCAGCCAGGATCTTTTGGACGCATTGTACGGGGCGTTCCGGCGACATCAGAAATAA
- a CDS encoding cold-shock protein → MREKGTVKWFNGAKGYGFIQRSTGEDVFVHFSAIQENGYRSLNEGETVEFDLLKGPKGFQAANVVRA, encoded by the coding sequence GTGAGAGAGAAGGGTACTGTGAAGTGGTTCAACGGGGCGAAGGGGTATGGGTTTATCCAGCGCTCTACGGGAGAGGACGTGTTCGTGCATTTCTCCGCCATCCAGGAGAACGGGTATCGCTCGTTGAACGAAGGCGAGACGGTTGAGTTCGACTTGTTGAAAGGCCCCAAGGGATTTCAGGCGGCCAACGTAGTGCGTGCCTAG
- a CDS encoding YihY/virulence factor BrkB family protein — MVKRQTDGLVRSTLKYLLRTEVHTFAFSVAANAILSFFPFVLLLLTLIRRVFHSQVMYDVVVRLLRDYVPAGQDFVIRNLNALVDAHQRAQVFSVVMLLITSTGIFMPLEVALNRIWGFRNNRSYVGNQLISLGLTFASGCLALLSVSLTAGNLSIMKGALQGHGMWFVNLVGFITMKVFAITASIAIFFLIYWLLPNGKVPARAVLPTAVLMGVFSEALKYAYILALPWLNFGEVYGPFAISVSLMFWAFLSGMLLLTGAHLSARKLRDL; from the coding sequence ATGGTCAAAAGGCAGACCGACGGCTTGGTCCGCTCCACCCTGAAGTATCTCCTGCGGACGGAAGTTCACACGTTTGCGTTCTCAGTAGCGGCCAACGCCATTCTGTCGTTCTTCCCATTCGTCCTGCTCCTGCTCACGCTTATTCGGCGTGTCTTTCATTCGCAGGTCATGTACGACGTTGTCGTCCGCCTCCTGCGTGATTATGTTCCCGCCGGCCAGGACTTCGTCATCCGCAACCTGAACGCGCTGGTCGACGCGCACCAACGTGCGCAAGTGTTCTCCGTGGTGATGTTGCTGATCACATCGACTGGCATCTTCATGCCCCTCGAAGTCGCGTTGAACCGGATCTGGGGATTTCGCAATAACCGGTCCTATGTCGGCAACCAGCTCATCTCTCTGGGGCTGACCTTCGCCTCGGGCTGCCTGGCACTGCTCTCGGTCTCGCTTACCGCGGGCAATCTCTCCATCATGAAAGGAGCGCTCCAAGGCCATGGCATGTGGTTTGTGAATCTGGTGGGCTTCATTACCATGAAGGTGTTTGCGATCACCGCCAGCATCGCCATCTTCTTCCTCATTTACTGGTTGCTGCCCAACGGCAAAGTCCCAGCCCGGGCCGTACTGCCCACCGCCGTGCTGATGGGAGTGTTCTCGGAAGCTCTCAAGTACGCCTACATCTTGGCCCTGCCCTGGCTCAACTTCGGTGAAGTCTATGGACCATTCGCGATCTCGGTCAGCCTGATGTTCTGGGCCTTTCTCTCGGGAATGCTGCTGCTGACCGGAGCGCATCTTTCCGCGCGCAAACTGCGTGACCTGTAA
- a CDS encoding NAD(P)-dependent alcohol dehydrogenase, whose translation MSKTKAYAAHSPKAALAPYSFERRDPREHDVVIDIKYCGICHSDIHQARNEWGDFLQESIFPMVPGHEIAGVVASVGPKVTKYKVGDKVGVGCFVDSCRTCSACQRDLEQYCEVKTVFTYNGRDQEGVPTYGGYSEKIVVDENYVLRIPDNLPLDAAAPLLCAGITLYSPLKHWKAGPGKKVAIVGMGGLGHMGVKLAHALGAEVTVLSQSLSKQADGKRLGADHFYATSNPETFTKLASSFDLIINTVSADIDWNQYFGLLKLDGTMVVVGVPEKLVPVAAMPLVGRRRSIAGSCIGGVKETQEMLDFCGQHNLASDIEVVPIQKVNEAYERVTRSDVRYRFVIDMASLK comes from the coding sequence ATGAGCAAGACCAAAGCCTACGCCGCCCATAGCCCCAAAGCTGCACTGGCACCGTATTCCTTTGAACGGCGCGATCCGCGGGAACACGATGTCGTCATCGACATCAAGTATTGCGGCATCTGCCATTCCGACATTCACCAGGCGCGCAATGAATGGGGCGATTTCCTTCAGGAATCCATTTTCCCGATGGTTCCCGGTCACGAAATCGCCGGAGTCGTCGCTTCCGTCGGACCGAAAGTGACCAAGTACAAGGTGGGAGACAAAGTGGGGGTTGGCTGCTTCGTCGACTCCTGCAGAACCTGTTCCGCCTGCCAGAGAGACCTCGAACAGTATTGCGAAGTGAAAACCGTATTCACCTACAACGGTCGCGACCAAGAGGGCGTCCCCACATACGGCGGGTACTCCGAGAAAATCGTAGTCGACGAAAACTACGTGCTGCGTATCCCCGATAATCTGCCGCTGGATGCCGCTGCCCCTCTGCTCTGTGCAGGAATCACGCTGTACTCGCCCCTGAAGCACTGGAAGGCCGGTCCTGGCAAGAAAGTAGCTATCGTCGGCATGGGCGGACTCGGCCATATGGGAGTGAAACTCGCGCATGCTCTGGGTGCTGAGGTGACCGTCCTGAGCCAGTCACTCAGCAAGCAAGCCGACGGCAAGCGCCTGGGAGCCGATCACTTTTACGCCACCTCAAATCCGGAGACGTTCACCAAACTCGCCTCCTCCTTCGACCTCATCATCAACACGGTTTCCGCGGATATCGATTGGAATCAATATTTCGGCCTGCTCAAACTCGATGGGACGATGGTCGTGGTCGGCGTACCAGAGAAGTTGGTCCCGGTTGCCGCCATGCCTTTAGTCGGCAGACGCCGCAGCATCGCCGGCTCCTGCATCGGAGGAGTCAAAGAAACCCAGGAGATGCTCGATTTCTGCGGCCAGCACAATCTGGCGTCGGATATCGAAGTAGTTCCGATTCAGAAGGTCAACGAAGCCTACGAGCGCGTCACGAGGAGCGACGTGCGCTACCGGTTCGTGATTGATATGGCGTCGCTGAAGTAA
- a CDS encoding pyridoxamine 5'-phosphate oxidase family protein: MTKRSAARKTSPKKTNKSAAPKAGRPFAPGYGLAEDEKGLLPWSWVATQVGKCRTFWVATVHPENRPHVMPVWGVWVEDAFYFSTGRKSRKGRNLAANPACTITNDDGEEAVIIEGSAEEVKDAATLERMAAAYVKKYKMDPRSMGEPIFMVRSRAVFGFVEKTFPKTATKWRF; encoded by the coding sequence ATGACGAAACGATCAGCTGCCCGCAAAACCTCGCCTAAGAAAACCAACAAAAGCGCCGCGCCCAAAGCGGGTCGGCCCTTCGCTCCCGGATACGGATTGGCAGAAGATGAAAAGGGACTGCTCCCCTGGAGTTGGGTTGCCACGCAAGTCGGGAAATGCCGTACGTTCTGGGTCGCCACAGTGCATCCCGAGAACCGTCCGCATGTCATGCCGGTATGGGGAGTCTGGGTGGAGGATGCGTTCTATTTTTCTACCGGACGAAAATCCCGCAAAGGCCGGAACCTGGCCGCAAATCCGGCATGCACGATCACGAATGATGACGGCGAAGAGGCGGTCATCATCGAAGGATCTGCCGAGGAAGTGAAGGACGCAGCAACTCTAGAACGAATGGCCGCTGCTTATGTGAAGAAGTACAAGATGGATCCCCGCAGCATGGGTGAGCCGATTTTTATGGTGCGTTCGAGAGCGGTGTTTGGGTTCGTCGAGAAAACGTTTCCGAAGACGGCGACGAAGTGGAGATTTTGA
- a CDS encoding IPT/TIG domain-containing protein, with product MKISVVSRLVPCVVAIVMLSGCGAVDVICGSARPKPVISSISPSTIPFAQVAPSFQLTVNGTKFVGASVVVFNGVALATTVNSTIKLTVTVTAAMIAAPGSYNVLVRTPGGNTGDLGCDSGGNSSTLVLTVT from the coding sequence ATGAAAATTTCAGTAGTCTCGCGCCTCGTTCCTTGTGTCGTGGCGATCGTGATGCTCTCGGGATGCGGGGCCGTGGATGTGATTTGTGGAAGCGCACGGCCAAAACCCGTCATCTCCTCAATTTCTCCGTCGACAATCCCGTTCGCGCAGGTAGCGCCATCATTCCAGCTGACCGTCAATGGCACCAAGTTTGTCGGCGCTTCCGTCGTCGTTTTCAACGGGGTGGCACTGGCGACGACTGTCAACAGCACCATCAAGCTGACCGTCACAGTTACTGCCGCGATGATCGCTGCTCCCGGAAGCTACAACGTTCTCGTCCGCACGCCGGGTGGTAATACGGGCGACTTGGGCTGCGATAGCGGGGGCAACAGCAGCACGCTGGTTCTGACCGTAACGTAG
- the cheB gene encoding chemotaxis-specific protein-glutamate methyltransferase CheB: protein MPPIRTFIVDDSVLTREIVIEVLASDPEIEIVGTASSGEEALPLIERLRPQLVTLDLALPGMNGLVTLAEIHKLRPALPVIVFSAFAEPPMRVRPNSRDRGITEFIAKPNQRGSRQIVREEFRRQLIPRIKSLCAASRLPADSSPKGSPVSHKFTSRPIDIVAIGASTGGPEALAALLTRLPEDFPVPIVIVQHMPVNFTRLLAERLALLTSLPVMEGKPGQRIDPGEVWIAPGDYHMTVVRQDGSAVLAMNHDPTEQGCRPSVNVLFRSLAKTYGPRVLAIVLTGMGADGTSGAKAVQDAGGEIIVQDRATSVIWGMPGRIVAAGLAPCICPIDRMAYEIIRRVQARKSAPSAFAAAT from the coding sequence TTGCCCCCGATTCGAACCTTCATCGTCGACGATTCGGTGCTCACTCGCGAAATCGTGATCGAAGTGCTGGCGTCAGATCCGGAAATCGAAATCGTGGGCACCGCCTCGAGCGGAGAAGAAGCGTTGCCCTTGATCGAGCGTCTCCGCCCCCAACTGGTCACGCTTGACCTGGCGCTTCCGGGGATGAATGGTCTCGTCACGCTCGCCGAAATTCACAAATTGAGGCCGGCTCTCCCAGTCATCGTGTTCAGCGCGTTCGCAGAGCCGCCGATGAGGGTCAGACCAAATTCCCGCGACCGAGGCATCACTGAGTTCATCGCGAAACCAAACCAACGAGGTAGCCGCCAAATTGTAAGGGAGGAATTTCGCCGCCAACTGATCCCAAGGATCAAGTCGTTGTGCGCGGCCTCCCGACTTCCTGCTGACTCCTCGCCCAAGGGTTCGCCCGTTTCGCACAAGTTCACCAGCCGCCCAATCGATATCGTCGCCATTGGAGCGTCAACCGGAGGTCCCGAAGCCCTGGCCGCGCTACTGACAAGGCTTCCGGAGGACTTTCCCGTGCCGATCGTGATTGTCCAGCACATGCCTGTGAACTTCACGCGACTCCTGGCCGAGCGCCTGGCCCTGCTCACCTCATTGCCGGTAATGGAGGGAAAGCCGGGGCAACGGATTGATCCCGGAGAAGTTTGGATCGCTCCGGGGGATTACCACATGACTGTGGTCCGGCAGGATGGTTCGGCCGTATTGGCAATGAACCACGACCCGACCGAGCAGGGATGCCGTCCTTCGGTCAACGTACTATTCCGTTCGTTGGCCAAGACGTACGGTCCCCGCGTTCTGGCGATTGTCCTAACCGGAATGGGTGCCGACGGAACAAGCGGAGCAAAAGCTGTCCAGGATGCTGGTGGCGAAATCATCGTGCAGGATAGAGCCACTTCGGTGATCTGGGGAATGCCCGGACGCATTGTGGCCGCCGGCTTGGCTCCTTGTATCTGTCCGATCGATAGGATGGCTTACGAAATTATCCGCCGAGTCCAGGCTCGAAAATCAGCCCCATCAGCGTTCGCTGCGGCAACTTAG
- a CDS encoding MBL fold metallo-hydrolase, with product MSDAPKIVRDRLRAAMPRDGHPDADVLTAFAEQALSGAEREDVVRHLARCGDCREVVALSLPPSVEAARPETEMETASTRQPAGRSFTWFAWPTLRWAALAAGVVVVASVLMLRPGKQSDQTVATAKYPAESKVEPAGPAAVSVSKSEIALSRSAVAQPDEKELAIHSRGYAIDRGGNLLVGNQNSKTLPSDAYAFNGRSDEIAMKRNLVLDERKLAAKKPATPAAAATGGMLAEERGARSVDSPAANGAVGEIQSSAVPEKLMARAEGPALPIAKAKPATGEEGTSKSERQDLLSFKESDKASLAHLSSAAPVVLQKQNEKQSADQKRDKDAYARKSAEPLRPEWCSQLPRPEYKNLERVLTDEPWFEVYKIRPGVFAIYEAKQFEEVISYLILGDKRALLFDTGLGVGKISAVVTRLTALPVTIINSHTHFDHVGGNAEFAGVWNRDLPFTQGNMRGQSNAYSSDALAAERLCGSLPSGVNPTSYAIRPWKSSHSLQDGEAIDLGGRTVEVLFTPGHTPDSLMLLDRKNGLLFTGDTFYPGPIYLFVPETDFAAYTRSVNRLAALEPQLKLLLPAHNVPVADPIFLTRLAAAVQQVNHGGLKAQVTEGHREYVFDGFSLLLSAK from the coding sequence ATGTCTGACGCACCCAAAATCGTGCGCGATCGCCTGCGGGCAGCGATGCCCCGGGACGGCCATCCTGACGCGGATGTGCTCACGGCATTTGCCGAACAGGCGTTGTCGGGGGCCGAACGCGAGGACGTAGTGCGCCATCTGGCGCGCTGCGGAGATTGCCGCGAGGTCGTGGCCCTGAGTCTTCCCCCATCGGTTGAGGCGGCCAGGCCGGAAACAGAAATGGAGACGGCGTCTACCCGCCAGCCAGCGGGGCGGTCGTTTACCTGGTTCGCGTGGCCTACTCTGCGCTGGGCGGCGTTGGCTGCGGGAGTTGTGGTGGTGGCGTCGGTGCTGATGCTGCGTCCTGGGAAGCAATCTGACCAGACGGTGGCAACTGCGAAGTATCCAGCGGAAAGTAAGGTTGAGCCTGCGGGGCCGGCGGCAGTTTCCGTCTCGAAATCTGAGATTGCATTGTCCCGGTCGGCAGTGGCGCAACCGGACGAGAAAGAATTGGCGATTCATTCGCGAGGGTACGCAATCGATCGGGGCGGGAATCTTTTAGTTGGTAACCAGAATTCAAAGACGCTACCTTCCGACGCGTATGCCTTCAACGGGCGTTCGGATGAAATCGCAATGAAGCGTAACTTGGTATTGGACGAGCGCAAGCTGGCGGCAAAGAAACCGGCAACTCCTGCGGCTGCCGCGACAGGCGGCATGTTGGCCGAGGAACGAGGCGCCCGCTCCGTGGATTCGCCAGCGGCAAATGGCGCGGTGGGAGAAATTCAATCCTCGGCCGTACCCGAGAAATTGATGGCGCGGGCCGAAGGCCCAGCGCTGCCGATTGCCAAGGCGAAGCCTGCAACCGGCGAAGAAGGGACGTCGAAATCGGAACGGCAGGACTTATTGTCATTCAAGGAGTCAGACAAGGCGAGTCTCGCGCATCTCTCTTCTGCCGCGCCGGTAGTATTGCAAAAGCAGAACGAAAAACAATCTGCGGATCAAAAGCGAGATAAAGACGCCTATGCGCGAAAGTCGGCCGAGCCCCTTCGTCCGGAGTGGTGCAGCCAACTTCCTCGGCCGGAGTACAAGAATCTCGAACGCGTTCTTACGGATGAACCGTGGTTTGAGGTCTACAAAATTCGTCCCGGCGTGTTCGCGATCTATGAGGCGAAACAATTTGAGGAAGTGATTTCCTATCTCATCCTCGGCGACAAGCGTGCTTTGCTGTTTGATACTGGATTGGGCGTAGGAAAAATCAGCGCGGTAGTGACTCGTCTTACAGCGCTGCCCGTAACGATCATCAATTCCCATACTCATTTCGACCATGTTGGCGGGAACGCGGAATTCGCGGGAGTTTGGAATCGCGATCTGCCTTTCACGCAAGGAAACATGCGCGGCCAGAGCAATGCCTACTCCAGCGACGCGCTGGCTGCCGAGCGTTTGTGCGGATCGTTACCCTCAGGTGTCAATCCGACCTCCTATGCGATTCGTCCCTGGAAGAGCAGTCACTCGCTGCAGGATGGCGAGGCGATCGATCTCGGTGGGCGCACCGTCGAAGTGCTCTTCACTCCCGGACACACGCCCGATTCGCTGATGCTGCTGGATCGCAAGAATGGACTGTTGTTTACGGGCGACACCTTCTATCCCGGCCCGATTTACCTGTTCGTGCCGGAGACTGACTTTGCGGCCTATACGCGATCGGTCAATCGACTGGCGGCTCTAGAGCCGCAACTCAAACTCCTCCTGCCTGCCCACAATGTCCCGGTTGCGGATCCCATTTTTCTGACGCGCCTTGCGGCTGCCGTTCAGCAAGTCAATCATGGCGGACTAAAAGCGCAGGTAACCGAAGGCCATCGCGAGTACGTCTTTGATGGTTTTTCTCTCTTGTTGTCAGCGAAGTAG
- a CDS encoding sigma-70 family RNA polymerase sigma factor, producing MPAPVQHALGDDEVFALHERCGAAGYGLNRDQFATILRDIQSKYLPQASPEEAAAFCGALRLEELVLARACAAGNENAWKDFISRYRNKLHAMALHITRDGAHAADLADSLFADLYGVNARDGVRHSKLTFYTARGSLEGWLRTVMAQEFINRYRKQKRAVSLDEQEEEGTQFVAPETPAPIVADSRLESATDEALGELSAEDRYVLAAYHLDRRTLAEIARVLGLHESSISRRLDRVTSTLRKRILACLRDRGMSHAQAKEALETDVRDITLDLRARLAQDSGGKAFPGGKAPAPGAGTDGSVV from the coding sequence ATGCCCGCACCCGTCCAACACGCGCTCGGAGATGACGAGGTTTTTGCGCTGCATGAGCGCTGCGGTGCAGCTGGCTATGGGCTGAATCGCGATCAGTTTGCCACCATCCTGCGCGACATTCAGAGTAAGTACTTGCCGCAAGCTTCTCCCGAAGAAGCAGCTGCATTCTGCGGGGCTCTGCGATTGGAAGAACTGGTGCTTGCGCGGGCTTGCGCTGCGGGCAACGAAAATGCGTGGAAGGATTTCATCTCCCGTTATCGGAACAAACTTCATGCGATGGCGTTACACATCACGCGTGATGGAGCGCATGCCGCCGATCTGGCCGATTCTTTGTTCGCGGATTTGTATGGTGTGAACGCGCGCGATGGCGTCCGCCACTCCAAGCTGACTTTTTACACCGCGCGAGGATCACTCGAAGGCTGGTTGCGGACGGTGATGGCGCAGGAATTCATCAATCGCTATCGCAAACAGAAACGAGCAGTGAGCCTCGACGAGCAGGAAGAAGAGGGGACGCAGTTTGTCGCTCCCGAAACGCCGGCTCCGATCGTGGCCGATTCTCGGCTAGAATCGGCGACGGACGAGGCGTTGGGCGAACTCTCGGCGGAAGACCGTTATGTGCTGGCGGCATATCATCTGGACAGACGCACGCTCGCGGAGATTGCCCGCGTGCTGGGCCTGCACGAATCGAGCATCAGCCGCCGGCTTGACCGGGTTACCAGCACGTTACGGAAGCGCATCCTGGCCTGTCTGCGGGATCGTGGGATGAGCCATGCTCAAGCAAAAGAAGCACTTGAAACGGATGTACGAGATATCACCCTGGATTTGCGTGCACGTTTAGCGCAAGATTCCGGGGGGAAAGCGTTCCCTGGGGGAAAGGCCCCCGCGCCGGGCGCGGGCACTGACGGAAGCGTGGTCTGA
- a CDS encoding NUDIX hydrolase: MGREYPDTPLVGVGAVVLRDNRVLLIRRGQAPLLGEWSLPGGVLECGESLREATIREVREETGLIVETGELLGVYERVIRSDDGRVRYHYVLIDFLCRMLGGDLAAGTDAADVRWFEREELDGLNLPHDTREVIAKGLKGQ, from the coding sequence ATGGGCCGCGAATATCCAGATACTCCGCTAGTTGGGGTAGGCGCCGTCGTGCTTCGGGACAACCGCGTCTTGCTGATCCGGCGCGGGCAGGCGCCGTTGCTGGGGGAGTGGTCGTTGCCCGGTGGCGTCCTCGAGTGTGGCGAGTCGCTGCGCGAAGCGACGATCCGCGAGGTTCGCGAAGAAACTGGCCTCATCGTGGAGACAGGGGAATTGCTCGGGGTCTACGAGCGCGTGATTCGTAGTGACGATGGACGCGTACGATATCACTACGTGCTGATCGACTTCTTGTGCCGCATGCTTGGCGGGGATCTGGCCGCTGGAACTGACGCGGCAGATGTGCGTTGGTTTGAGCGCGAGGAGTTGGATGGTTTGAATTTGCCGCACGACACGCGTGAGGTAATCGCCAAAGGTCTCAAAGGACAATAG